A genome region from Marinobacter panjinensis includes the following:
- a CDS encoding LVIVD repeat-containing protein — protein sequence MKQLKAFRLGLVVFSSFMAFSVLAAPPPLVTDDPHDESHDESPNLLSISDGFVRSDPSAPLMERDAAVAGIISDAPFAKVIKNLAEAGRGERLATNATTDVWALGNYAYTGTFNDPCGGDPNAGIWIWDVHNKNKPEFVDIIQSPVGSRTNDVRVASLSSGDILVHSNESCAGGPGGYEVFNVDDPSNPVHLASVRIDDPNPLTPFIFGSIADVGVHNLWLFSQGAQDYVGVTTETLYGNFHIYEITDPANPVLVSFWGAEELFDQGVVASGDIGRNVDAALWLLDGFGASANRFLHDVTITADGTRAYLANWDAGLVLLDISDPANPQVVSVALDPANGSLDGEVNSHSVWPSEDGTIVVEGEEDFSAWEATVAPGNVTFGNGNPIPGVMAATSTGDAFEASQTGNGGFITASSVEVTSGPLTGSVFGANEFSGNNVPLGEGSYAGNFVWIGQACNGDPILNPLGAGDIAVVRRGACSFAEKSVNASNEGAGAIVVTNNNTISTPWSGIRIWNYSDPANPELASIFDTECSASTAPGGNCDARGTYSSHNVLVETSGNKVKAYISWYSDGVVVVDVTNPYAPVEVARYHRAGAEFEAENGGIQDIWGIYKVPNEPWIYASDRNGGLYILKEYGSGSAKKGKN from the coding sequence ATGAAGCAATTAAAAGCATTCAGGCTTGGTTTGGTAGTCTTTTCAAGTTTTATGGCATTTTCGGTTCTAGCGGCACCGCCCCCGTTGGTTACCGACGACCCCCACGACGAATCCCATGACGAATCTCCAAATCTACTGAGCATTTCTGACGGCTTCGTTCGGTCCGATCCGAGCGCCCCCCTCATGGAACGTGATGCAGCGGTAGCCGGCATCATCAGTGATGCGCCGTTCGCCAAAGTTATCAAAAACCTGGCTGAGGCCGGCCGCGGCGAACGACTTGCCACAAATGCCACAACCGATGTTTGGGCATTGGGCAACTATGCGTACACCGGCACTTTCAATGATCCTTGTGGCGGCGACCCGAACGCAGGCATCTGGATCTGGGACGTTCACAACAAAAACAAGCCGGAATTTGTCGATATCATCCAGTCACCGGTCGGTAGTCGCACCAACGACGTACGGGTGGCGTCATTAAGTTCGGGCGATATCCTGGTACATTCAAACGAATCTTGCGCCGGAGGCCCTGGCGGATATGAGGTCTTTAACGTTGACGACCCATCAAATCCGGTCCACCTGGCGTCAGTTCGAATTGACGACCCAAATCCTCTAACTCCATTTATCTTTGGGTCCATCGCCGACGTTGGTGTGCACAATCTTTGGCTCTTCAGCCAGGGTGCACAGGACTACGTGGGCGTAACGACCGAGACTTTGTACGGCAACTTCCACATATACGAGATCACTGATCCAGCCAACCCGGTGCTGGTATCTTTCTGGGGTGCTGAAGAGTTATTCGACCAGGGTGTAGTTGCCAGCGGAGATATTGGTCGAAACGTGGATGCCGCCCTCTGGCTTCTTGACGGATTTGGTGCTTCTGCAAACCGATTCCTGCACGACGTCACCATCACCGCCGACGGCACCAGAGCTTACCTTGCCAATTGGGATGCGGGCCTGGTTCTCCTGGACATCAGCGATCCGGCTAATCCTCAGGTCGTTTCAGTAGCCCTGGATCCAGCCAATGGCTCACTCGATGGCGAGGTCAACAGCCACTCAGTCTGGCCCAGTGAGGACGGCACGATCGTGGTCGAAGGTGAAGAGGACTTCAGCGCCTGGGAGGCCACGGTTGCCCCTGGCAATGTGACGTTCGGCAACGGCAACCCCATTCCGGGTGTGATGGCGGCAACCTCGACGGGCGATGCATTTGAAGCAAGCCAGACAGGCAACGGCGGGTTCATAACGGCCTCCAGCGTGGAAGTTACAAGTGGGCCGCTGACCGGCTCGGTCTTCGGGGCCAATGAATTCAGCGGAAACAACGTCCCGCTTGGTGAAGGTTCGTACGCAGGTAACTTCGTCTGGATAGGACAGGCTTGTAACGGCGATCCGATTCTCAATCCGCTCGGAGCCGGTGATATTGCTGTCGTTCGCCGCGGTGCCTGCTCGTTTGCGGAGAAGTCCGTGAACGCGTCAAACGAAGGAGCTGGCGCAATCGTCGTGACCAACAACAATACAATCTCTACACCTTGGAGCGGAATTCGTATCTGGAACTATTCCGACCCGGCCAATCCCGAACTGGCCTCGATTTTCGACACCGAGTGTTCGGCTTCGACCGCGCCTGGAGGCAATTGCGACGCCCGAGGAACCTATTCGAGCCATAATGTCCTGGTTGAGACCAGTGGGAATAAGGTAAAAGCGTATATTTCCTGGTATTCCGATGGTGTCGTGGTAGTGGATGTCACCAATCCGTATGCTCCTGTTGAAGTTGCTCGATACCATCGCGCCGGTGCCGAGTTCGAAGCTGAAAACGGCGGCATCCAGGATATCTGGGGAATTTACAAGGTTCCGAATGAGCCATGGATTTATGCGTCTGACCGTAACGGTGGTCTTTATATTCTTAAAGAGTACGGTTCAGGTTCAGCGAAGAAGGGTAAGAATTAA
- a CDS encoding nuclear transport factor 2 family protein, with amino-acid sequence MTLTPIVQRGWDAIGAGDFDGLVEDYVEDMVLVMPGQDDALEGRQAFRSALDGLGGMLPPGFEITELRHLEGDGEVVSIVEWKSSKIGGSQLSVLFRFRDDKIYEERWFIDTEQWRRAF; translated from the coding sequence ATGACACTAACGCCAATTGTACAACGAGGTTGGGACGCCATTGGCGCCGGGGATTTCGATGGCCTGGTGGAAGACTATGTCGAGGACATGGTCTTGGTGATGCCGGGACAAGACGATGCTCTGGAAGGTCGGCAGGCGTTTCGGTCGGCCCTGGACGGTCTGGGCGGGATGCTCCCGCCGGGCTTCGAGATTACGGAGCTTCGGCACCTGGAAGGCGACGGCGAGGTGGTCTCGATCGTCGAATGGAAATCGTCGAAGATCGGTGGCTCCCAACTGTCGGTGCTGTTCCGTTTCCGGGACGACAAGATTTACGAAGAGCGCTGGTTTATCGATACGGAGCAGTGGAGACGCGCGTTCTGA
- a CDS encoding cytochrome D1 domain-containing protein → MVNQRISPMLKLVLSIGLFSGASGVTAAPGEESIARGEEVYSQQCAACHQAGGEGIPGSFPPQKELAANIFNASGGIGGRDYLAHVLQYGLTGPINVDGTAYNGNMPAWGGSLSDQQIADVLNYVLTAFGNRERISPDFQPYTADEVSALSGKDLSGKDVHQLRQAVMATDEQSSGSAASQDASATGTAAKVSLEQAVPEPIYAAVQNSGVVERFPSKSTWPGVEGAHYTALSPDGKQLMVSGFKTGNVYIMNTDNGEIQASFPIGKVVQGVKVSPDGRYGLAVATTLGEIAVIDMETQSLVKKVNVGDTPHNIIFNEDSSLAYVTLQGEGALAVVDMTTLDKQRDIPTPGLDSPHNIDISEDGRRLWIRDFVGHVGVLDLDSEKVLKVFKVGAGHGGIDVIPNSRYVATGAISASRVTVIDADSLTVVANPEVGTGPHGVRASADGRYLYASVTADNLITVIDVESLQVVRQEPVDGKFPFWVAVPGNP, encoded by the coding sequence ATGGTAAACCAACGTATTTCGCCGATGTTAAAACTGGTGCTTTCAATCGGTCTTTTCTCCGGCGCCAGTGGTGTCACAGCAGCGCCGGGAGAAGAGAGTATTGCCCGGGGAGAAGAGGTCTACAGCCAGCAATGCGCCGCCTGCCATCAGGCCGGAGGTGAGGGCATTCCCGGGTCGTTCCCGCCTCAGAAGGAGCTCGCTGCAAACATTTTCAATGCCAGTGGCGGTATCGGTGGGCGAGACTATCTGGCCCATGTGCTGCAATACGGCCTGACCGGCCCGATTAACGTCGATGGAACAGCGTACAACGGCAATATGCCCGCCTGGGGCGGTTCGCTCAGCGACCAGCAAATCGCGGATGTCCTGAATTACGTGTTAACGGCGTTTGGCAATCGGGAGCGAATATCCCCCGATTTCCAACCCTATACCGCCGACGAGGTGAGCGCGCTCTCTGGCAAGGATCTCTCCGGGAAAGACGTCCACCAGTTGCGTCAGGCTGTCATGGCAACTGATGAGCAGAGTTCAGGCTCGGCCGCCTCTCAGGATGCGTCAGCTACTGGTACGGCGGCCAAAGTGTCATTAGAGCAGGCCGTTCCTGAACCGATCTATGCTGCAGTTCAGAATTCCGGTGTTGTTGAACGTTTCCCTTCAAAGTCCACCTGGCCGGGTGTGGAGGGCGCTCACTACACGGCGTTGAGCCCGGACGGTAAACAGCTGATGGTGTCCGGGTTCAAGACCGGCAATGTCTACATCATGAACACGGATAACGGCGAGATTCAGGCGAGCTTTCCAATCGGCAAGGTGGTGCAGGGCGTCAAAGTGTCCCCCGATGGACGTTATGGCCTTGCCGTGGCAACCACGCTGGGAGAAATTGCCGTCATCGATATGGAAACCCAGTCATTGGTCAAAAAGGTCAATGTGGGTGACACGCCCCACAACATCATTTTTAACGAGGATAGCAGCCTCGCGTACGTTACCTTACAGGGCGAGGGCGCATTAGCCGTGGTGGATATGACAACGCTCGACAAACAGCGCGACATACCCACGCCGGGGCTGGATAGCCCTCACAATATTGATATTTCCGAGGATGGCCGTCGGTTATGGATTCGTGATTTCGTTGGCCACGTGGGTGTGTTGGACCTGGACAGTGAGAAGGTTCTCAAGGTATTCAAGGTCGGCGCAGGCCACGGAGGCATCGACGTGATTCCGAACAGTCGGTATGTGGCCACGGGAGCCATCTCTGCTTCCCGGGTGACGGTGATTGATGCTGACAGCCTCACTGTCGTGGCCAACCCGGAAGTCGGCACCGGGCCCCATGGCGTGCGCGCAAGCGCCGACGGCCGTTACCTTTATGCGTCCGTGACGGCAGACAATCTGATCACTGTTATTGATGTGGAGTCCCTGCAGGTGGTACGCCAGGAACCTGTCGACGGCAAATTCCCGTTCTGGGTTGCTGTTCCCGGCAACCCCTGA
- a CDS encoding RNA polymerase sigma factor codes for MRKARSKQQFDALTRPWRDRMFAVALRQAQSREVAEDWTQEALLRAWRDFAQLTDQVAVYAWLLKILNRVVADDVRRNARRDQLAPMLTTGDAFLQQQACTSAGPFEQAVQTQSNDQFMKAVQALPDNFRQVVLLRDIEGLNYQEVGEVLDIAQGTVMSRLSRGRRLLASLLIRTESADGLAATSIHGGKPT; via the coding sequence ATGCGCAAAGCCCGGAGTAAACAGCAGTTCGATGCCCTGACTCGCCCCTGGCGTGACAGGATGTTCGCTGTCGCGCTGCGCCAGGCCCAGTCGCGGGAGGTAGCCGAGGACTGGACCCAGGAGGCCTTGCTTCGGGCGTGGCGTGACTTCGCGCAGCTTACGGATCAGGTGGCGGTGTATGCTTGGTTGCTGAAGATCCTGAATCGGGTGGTGGCTGATGACGTGCGGCGTAACGCACGGCGCGACCAACTGGCGCCGATGCTCACCACCGGCGACGCATTTTTGCAGCAGCAGGCCTGTACGTCCGCCGGACCGTTCGAGCAGGCCGTGCAAACGCAAAGCAATGACCAGTTCATGAAGGCGGTGCAGGCGCTACCGGATAATTTTCGCCAGGTTGTCTTGTTACGGGATATTGAAGGACTGAATTATCAGGAAGTGGGAGAGGTTCTGGACATTGCACAGGGTACGGTTATGAGCCGGTTATCGAGAGGGCGGCGGCTTTTAGCCAGCCTGCTCATCAGGACGGAATCCGCCGATGGATTGGCTGCAACCTCTATACACGGCGGTAAACCCACATGA
- a CDS encoding anti-sigma factor family protein, producing MNDVEKSEAGRFSQLHLELQDWLAGYVDGELDDHHTALVEAHLAGCEACRGDVARQQIMSRRCQEVPTTRMPFELHKRLDNALADAPDYSAPAPRTTTRFNLRQWLTGLYRPAVVGAGGWVVALVLAGVLLLPDVGLRSHDHIRMVSDALADYQKVALTDLPALANTADISAPAKLAGGRLLATWHTTVGGEPAQAFAMRRGNSLVIQYRISEHVLFRNPDVRQAMATMGGYRTHENQLEVLAVPMKEAGLLIVGPANAMPATSDLEFESI from the coding sequence ATGAACGATGTCGAAAAATCAGAAGCCGGGCGCTTTTCTCAACTCCACCTCGAACTTCAGGACTGGCTCGCAGGCTACGTGGATGGCGAGCTGGATGACCATCACACGGCCTTGGTGGAGGCGCACCTGGCCGGCTGTGAAGCCTGTCGTGGGGACGTTGCCCGTCAGCAGATCATGAGTCGGCGCTGCCAGGAGGTGCCGACAACCCGCATGCCGTTTGAGCTGCATAAGCGCCTGGATAATGCGCTTGCAGACGCACCGGATTACTCCGCCCCGGCCCCGAGAACAACCACCAGGTTCAATCTCAGGCAATGGCTGACCGGCTTGTACCGTCCAGCGGTGGTCGGTGCCGGAGGATGGGTAGTGGCACTGGTGCTCGCCGGGGTGCTGTTGTTGCCCGACGTGGGCCTCAGGAGTCACGACCATATCCGGATGGTGAGTGATGCGTTGGCAGACTATCAAAAGGTGGCTCTCACGGACCTGCCTGCGCTGGCAAATACCGCTGACATTTCAGCTCCAGCCAAGTTGGCAGGTGGTCGTCTACTTGCGACCTGGCACACCACCGTGGGTGGTGAGCCCGCTCAGGCCTTTGCCATGCGCCGGGGCAACAGTCTGGTGATTCAGTACCGCATTTCGGAACATGTGCTGTTCAGAAACCCTGACGTGCGGCAGGCCATGGCCACAATGGGCGGCTACCGTACTCACGAAAACCAGCTCGAAGTGTTGGCCGTGCCGATGAAGGAAGCCGGTTTACTGATTGTCGGGCCAGCGAATGCGATGCCGGCCACCAGTGACTTGGAGTTCGAATCTATTTAG
- a CDS encoding ABC transporter permease, whose amino-acid sequence MMAWLRLALGNLRANRRRTGITLLSLTVGVAGLVFLWAFIDGINAQMINNMTGYVTGDLKVHKRGFHDDREMNIALPQQWQLREAIADVPGVDAATPRVTGHALASLADQSRALQVMGVAPEQERSVTRLDRSIVLGRYLQSGNEIVLGTGAARALEVALDDELALVVQAADGSIGADRFKVVGLFETGVKRIDGGVAQIPLDAAQSLYAFWGRVTEIAARVDDPDRLTGVVATLETQLDERGVEVLDWPALMPSLMQMVDFHNVVTYIVIFVVFVVVAAGIVNTILMSVMERGREFGVMMALGTSGSRIVQLVLMETTLLALVGYALGLILGLAVTTYYASHGLDFTAYIQAMDTMPGLSGIVYPTTSPGRWLIIGVVVVIVALLAAVVPAWIASRHTPLEAMDAHRSASNRLRRVRAEVTANNRLLIFAQMALRSVFRNPRRSLITASATAFGLAAYLFLYGFTDGFFEQMIRNSTQQLSGHVQVMQRGHDVDLSPALRISDTASRVQALAQRPNVEAIAPRVQVKAMVANPKTSRPVEVVGVDPERERQVTRLANYIVEGHYVEPAGDGIVIGQKLADDLDARLGDKLVVTVQQASGDLASSAYPIAGIYRTGSDLFDSEYVFTSLTRARTLLGFQPDQASRIALRLQDRSQSTLLARDLNRTLSGDLVAQDWETLLPVVMQMIDMTRIDFYLILSVVFVVVAIGVMNTMVMSVMERTRELGVMLALGTRGSQVVLTILFEALFLALLGMAAGSVVGTLIVVWYNHTGIDLSAVARSFEAVPGVTDVIYPVLIFDHVWLPGLLLFICSVLVALYPARRASRLDPVEAIRHG is encoded by the coding sequence ATGATGGCCTGGCTGCGATTGGCCCTGGGCAACCTGCGCGCCAACCGCCGCCGTACTGGCATCACCCTGCTCTCCCTGACCGTCGGTGTGGCCGGACTGGTGTTCCTGTGGGCCTTTATCGACGGCATCAACGCCCAGATGATCAATAACATGACCGGCTACGTGACCGGCGACCTCAAGGTGCACAAACGCGGCTTCCACGACGATCGAGAAATGAACATTGCTTTGCCGCAGCAATGGCAGCTGAGGGAGGCTATCGCCGATGTCCCCGGAGTGGACGCCGCCACGCCCCGGGTCACCGGCCACGCCCTGGCCAGTCTCGCCGACCAGTCCCGGGCCCTGCAGGTAATGGGGGTGGCGCCAGAGCAGGAGCGCTCCGTCACGCGGCTGGACCGATCCATCGTCCTGGGCCGCTATCTGCAATCCGGTAACGAAATCGTCCTTGGTACGGGCGCCGCCCGGGCACTGGAGGTGGCCCTGGACGACGAACTAGCCCTGGTGGTGCAGGCAGCGGACGGTTCCATTGGCGCCGACCGCTTCAAGGTGGTGGGACTGTTTGAAACCGGCGTGAAACGCATAGACGGCGGTGTGGCGCAGATCCCTCTTGATGCAGCCCAGTCCCTGTATGCCTTCTGGGGCCGGGTTACGGAGATCGCCGCCCGGGTGGATGATCCCGACCGCCTCACCGGTGTCGTGGCAACCCTGGAGACACAGTTGGACGAGCGTGGTGTGGAAGTCCTCGACTGGCCCGCCTTGATGCCGTCGCTGATGCAAATGGTCGATTTCCACAACGTGGTGACCTACATCGTTATCTTCGTGGTGTTTGTGGTGGTGGCGGCCGGTATCGTCAACACCATCCTGATGTCCGTGATGGAGCGCGGCCGGGAGTTCGGGGTGATGATGGCTTTGGGCACCTCCGGGTCTCGTATTGTGCAACTGGTGCTGATGGAAACCACCCTGCTGGCCCTGGTGGGCTATGCCCTCGGCCTGATCCTGGGCCTGGCCGTGACCACCTATTACGCCAGCCACGGCCTCGACTTTACCGCCTACATCCAGGCCATGGACACCATGCCGGGGCTGAGCGGGATCGTTTATCCCACCACCAGTCCCGGCCGTTGGCTGATCATTGGCGTGGTGGTGGTCATTGTGGCCCTGCTGGCCGCCGTTGTGCCGGCCTGGATTGCCAGTCGCCATACGCCCCTGGAAGCCATGGACGCCCATCGCAGCGCCAGCAACCGTCTGCGCCGGGTCCGTGCCGAGGTCACCGCCAACAATCGTCTGCTGATTTTTGCCCAGATGGCCCTGCGCTCGGTGTTCCGCAATCCGCGCCGCTCCCTGATCACCGCCTCGGCTACCGCGTTCGGGCTCGCCGCCTATCTGTTCCTGTACGGTTTCACCGATGGCTTCTTCGAGCAGATGATCCGCAACTCCACCCAACAGTTGAGTGGCCATGTGCAGGTGATGCAGCGGGGCCATGATGTGGATCTGTCTCCGGCCCTGCGTATCTCCGATACCGCCTCCCGCGTGCAGGCGCTGGCGCAGCGGCCCAACGTCGAAGCCATCGCCCCGCGGGTGCAGGTAAAGGCCATGGTCGCCAATCCCAAGACCAGCCGCCCGGTGGAGGTGGTGGGCGTGGACCCGGAGCGGGAAAGGCAGGTGACCCGATTGGCGAATTACATCGTTGAAGGCCATTATGTGGAACCCGCCGGCGACGGCATCGTGATCGGCCAGAAACTGGCAGACGATCTGGACGCCCGCCTGGGCGACAAGCTGGTCGTCACCGTCCAGCAGGCCAGTGGTGACCTCGCCTCCAGTGCTTACCCGATCGCCGGAATTTACCGCACCGGGAGCGACCTGTTCGACAGTGAGTACGTCTTCACCAGTCTCACCAGGGCCCGGACCCTGCTCGGTTTCCAGCCTGACCAGGCCTCGCGTATCGCCCTGCGATTGCAGGACCGCAGCCAAAGCACGCTTCTGGCCCGGGACCTTAACCGCACCCTGTCCGGCGATCTGGTGGCCCAGGACTGGGAAACCCTGTTGCCGGTGGTGATGCAAATGATCGACATGACCCGGATCGACTTTTACCTGATCCTGTCGGTGGTGTTCGTGGTGGTTGCGATTGGTGTGATGAACACCATGGTGATGTCGGTGATGGAGCGCACCCGCGAGCTGGGCGTGATGCTGGCTTTAGGCACACGCGGCTCCCAGGTGGTGCTGACCATCCTCTTTGAGGCGCTGTTTCTGGCGCTACTGGGCATGGCCGCCGGCAGTGTAGTCGGAACGCTGATCGTGGTCTGGTATAACCACACGGGGATTGATCTCTCGGCCGTCGCTCGCTCCTTTGAAGCCGTTCCCGGAGTAACGGACGTGATTTACCCGGTGCTCATCTTCGACCACGTCTGGCTGCCTGGTCTGCTGCTTTTCATCTGCTCCGTGCTGGTGGCCCTGTACCCGGCGCGACGGGCATCAAGACTGGATCCGGTGGAGGCGATTCGCCATGGTTAA